From Actinomyces slackii, a single genomic window includes:
- a CDS encoding RidA family protein produces the protein MPARIATTQAPTAVGPYSQGVSTGEGPGSLVFISGQVPLDPATGTLVDGDVQVQAQRVLENVGAILAEAGLGYGDVVKTTVLLADIADFAAVNEVYARYFTGEILPARAAFGVAALPLGARVEIEAIAARP, from the coding sequence ATGCCCGCCCGCATCGCCACCACCCAGGCCCCCACCGCCGTCGGCCCCTACTCCCAGGGCGTGAGCACGGGGGAGGGCCCGGGCTCCCTGGTCTTCATCTCCGGGCAAGTGCCCCTCGACCCGGCCACCGGCACCCTGGTCGACGGCGATGTCCAGGTCCAGGCCCAGCGGGTCCTGGAGAATGTGGGCGCCATCCTGGCCGAGGCCGGCCTGGGCTACGGCGACGTCGTCAAGACCACCGTCCTGCTGGCCGACATCGCCGACTTCGCCGCCGTCAACGAGGTCTACGCCCGCTACTTCACCGGCGAGATCCTGCCGGCCCGCGCCGCATTCGGCGTGGCCGCCCTGCCCCTGGGGGCGCGGGTGGAGATCGAGGCCATCGCCGCCCGGCCCTGA
- a CDS encoding DUF5129 domain-containing protein produces MKRPLIIRMGGLRAVARLGALLLLSVVLIASLPIMALWPFGRSHQPAVEIHDEAGIFYAETLTRDLEALRFREDVRVAVVSLPGDDIENLNDAVLEYARSQPGQPWISAERPDKWADGLIILAVAPDSRWIGCYFGEDIDPPLGRQQDIQNAAKPQLQRADWSGAMVTMGEDLADLIGRPGDGDPGLSHVLPGIAAIAGIVLLIGTLWVGLSARRLATAARRSYAQVTHDYETTELLAGTIPSDESHGAQVLERYRWFQQEYAHVTRGFLELGSPVGAQWFSHALRRRAKDLSKRAAYLDTLDDVIVNASALLTLSSTWQSAWANEQGPVLEDLQSLERLCNQVDNRATGVDTSKDREWVRGQKRQLDTMTTRLGAHQISPSHALDELDRIADETRSRAGQLTRAALDADTSPHAEERRRRYENSQNFGRVAVYTGNWSLGGGHGGYNPHSTIRLNPSSPASGAVTSGGGGFSGAGSASSFAPISDLVVGYSSASSYTPASSSGSSSFSGSSFSGGGGFSGGGFSGAGSSSRF; encoded by the coding sequence GTGAAACGACCGCTCATCATCCGCATGGGAGGCCTGCGCGCCGTCGCTCGCCTGGGGGCGCTGCTCCTTCTCAGCGTCGTCCTCATCGCCTCCTTGCCGATCATGGCCCTGTGGCCCTTCGGGCGCAGCCACCAGCCCGCCGTGGAGATCCACGACGAGGCGGGCATCTTCTACGCCGAGACCCTGACCCGGGACCTGGAGGCGCTGAGATTCCGCGAGGACGTGCGCGTCGCCGTCGTCTCCCTGCCCGGCGATGACATCGAGAACCTCAACGACGCCGTGCTGGAGTACGCCCGCAGCCAGCCGGGACAGCCCTGGATCTCCGCGGAGCGCCCCGACAAGTGGGCCGACGGCCTCATCATCCTGGCCGTCGCTCCCGACTCTCGGTGGATCGGCTGCTACTTCGGCGAGGACATCGACCCGCCCCTGGGCAGGCAGCAGGACATCCAGAATGCGGCCAAGCCCCAGCTCCAGCGCGCCGACTGGTCGGGGGCGATGGTGACCATGGGTGAGGACCTGGCCGATCTCATCGGCCGCCCCGGAGACGGGGACCCGGGTCTGTCCCACGTCCTGCCCGGCATCGCCGCCATCGCCGGCATCGTCCTCCTGATCGGCACCCTGTGGGTCGGCCTGTCCGCCAGGCGCCTGGCCACTGCCGCCCGGCGCTCCTACGCCCAGGTTACTCACGACTACGAGACCACCGAGCTGCTGGCCGGGACCATCCCCTCCGATGAGTCCCACGGCGCCCAGGTCCTGGAACGCTACCGGTGGTTCCAGCAGGAGTACGCGCATGTCACGCGGGGCTTCCTGGAGCTGGGCTCGCCGGTGGGCGCCCAGTGGTTCTCCCATGCGCTGCGCCGCCGGGCCAAGGACCTGTCCAAGCGCGCCGCCTATCTCGACACCCTCGACGACGTCATCGTCAATGCCTCCGCCCTGCTGACCCTGTCCTCGACCTGGCAGTCCGCCTGGGCCAATGAGCAGGGGCCGGTCCTGGAGGACCTGCAGTCCCTGGAGCGCCTGTGCAATCAGGTCGATAACCGGGCCACGGGGGTGGATACGAGCAAGGACCGGGAGTGGGTGCGCGGCCAGAAGCGCCAGCTCGACACCATGACCACCCGGCTCGGCGCTCACCAGATCAGCCCCTCCCACGCCCTGGACGAGCTCGACCGCATCGCCGACGAGACCCGCTCGCGGGCCGGGCAGCTCACCCGCGCGGCCCTGGACGCCGACACCTCCCCGCACGCCGAGGAGCGCCGCCGCCGCTACGAGAACTCCCAGAACTTCGGCCGTGTCGCGGTGTACACCGGCAACTGGAGCCTGGGCGGTGGCCACGGCGGATACAACCCGCACTCCACCATCCGGCTCAACCCGAGCTCGCCTGCCTCCGGGGCGGTGACCTCGGGCGGGGGCGGCTTCTCCGGAGCCGGCTCGGCCTCCTCCTTCGCACCGATCTCGGATCTGGTGGTCGGCTACTCCTCGGCATCCTCATACACGCCCGCCAGCTCCAGTGGCTCGAGCTCCTTCTCGGGCTCGAGCTTCTCCGGTGGGGGCGGGTTCTCGGGCGGCGGCTTCTCCGGGGCCGGCTCCTCCTCGCGGTTCTAG
- a CDS encoding DUF5926 family protein translates to MSKKKRQGRRRAEPKAAKPAKIEFVARPFAGLPGEEDLVAMTQILPAATATVRLREEHGGGRVHLVTLLPELVQGMRRADGEVLVALQTTMHSGDASRDAAAALLETLALQETGVVRQVRPEPGPRLQDILDLEAQPEVSVREALDYWVDDAAAADEATASAIERSKEELPPTRPVPGVEHAYWCRLNGKEFVRWVRGEDEDEFFNAFARVHAARESDLEEGARFIGAFRACGLAIPVWELVPGTEAEELTRPLQAMGQRLEAALAQDGPLDAAARRAKAGIISRQVNL, encoded by the coding sequence ATGTCGAAGAAGAAGCGCCAGGGGCGCCGTCGGGCCGAGCCCAAGGCCGCCAAGCCCGCCAAGATCGAGTTCGTCGCCCGCCCCTTCGCCGGCCTGCCCGGTGAGGAGGACTTGGTGGCGATGACGCAGATCCTGCCCGCCGCCACGGCCACCGTGCGCCTGCGCGAGGAGCACGGCGGAGGCCGGGTCCATCTCGTCACCCTCCTGCCTGAGCTCGTCCAGGGCATGCGGCGGGCCGACGGCGAGGTGCTGGTCGCCCTGCAGACCACCATGCACTCAGGGGACGCCTCCCGGGATGCGGCCGCTGCGCTGCTGGAGACCCTGGCCCTCCAGGAGACCGGCGTGGTGCGTCAGGTCCGTCCTGAGCCCGGGCCGCGGCTCCAGGACATCCTCGACCTGGAGGCGCAGCCCGAGGTCAGCGTGCGAGAGGCCCTCGACTACTGGGTGGATGACGCGGCTGCGGCCGATGAGGCCACGGCCAGTGCCATCGAGCGCTCCAAGGAGGAGTTGCCGCCCACGCGCCCCGTGCCGGGGGTTGAGCACGCCTACTGGTGCCGCCTCAACGGCAAGGAGTTCGTGCGCTGGGTGCGCGGTGAGGATGAGGACGAGTTCTTCAACGCCTTCGCCCGGGTGCATGCCGCGCGCGAGTCCGATCTGGAGGAGGGCGCCCGCTTCATTGGGGCCTTCCGGGCCTGCGGCCTGGCCATCCCGGTATGGGAGCTGGTTCCCGGCACCGAGGCCGAGGAGCTGACCCGGCCCCTGCAGGCCATGGGGCAGCGCCTGGAGGCCGCTCTGGCCCAGGACGGGCCGCTGGACGCCGCGGCCCGCCGCGCCAAGGCCGGCATCATCTCCCGTCAGGTCAACCTCTAA
- a CDS encoding NAD(P)H-dependent oxidoreductase, translated as MSRKSRRTLIIYAHPYEGSFNHAVLEAATASLDKARQPYDVIDLHADGFDPRYTDEELALFSEGGTLDPLVSKYQDLIDSATRLIVIAPIWWSELPGIVKGFVDKVMKQNWAYRATATGVKGRLTHIEEVLVLTTSTAPTWFLKRMAGNSVGSVFLGTIARQLGMSGRRWVNYGRVAKGGVSRRKKHLRRVARLARG; from the coding sequence ATGTCCCGCAAGAGCAGGCGCACACTCATCATCTACGCCCACCCCTACGAGGGCTCCTTCAACCACGCCGTCCTGGAGGCGGCCACCGCCTCGCTGGACAAGGCGCGGCAGCCCTACGACGTCATCGACCTCCACGCCGACGGCTTCGACCCCCGCTACACCGACGAGGAGCTGGCCCTCTTCTCCGAGGGCGGCACGCTCGACCCTCTGGTCAGCAAGTACCAGGACCTCATCGACAGCGCCACCCGGCTCATCGTCATCGCCCCCATCTGGTGGAGCGAGCTGCCCGGCATCGTCAAGGGCTTCGTGGACAAGGTCATGAAGCAGAACTGGGCGTACCGAGCCACGGCCACCGGCGTCAAGGGCCGCCTCACCCATATCGAGGAGGTCCTGGTCCTGACCACGTCCACGGCCCCCACCTGGTTCCTCAAGCGCATGGCCGGAAACTCAGTGGGGTCGGTGTTCCTGGGCACGATCGCGCGCCAGCTGGGCATGAGCGGACGGCGCTGGGTCAACTACGGCCGGGTCGCCAAGGGCGGGGTCTCCCGCCGCAAGAAGCACCTGAGGAGGGTGGCCCGCCTCGCCCGGGGCTGA
- a CDS encoding Dps family protein, producing MSTETVSAPSIRPAFIASTALSASLQRVLVDLIALELVAKQAHWNIVGPNFRDLHLGLDEVVSIAREGADEVAERMRAINATPDGRPATVSASASLPAAPEGEILTSEGVAYIVSVIDAVVATLRGVDEDVDAEDPTSSGIVEDLIGKLEQQAWFLSAEVRTPAR from the coding sequence ATGAGTACTGAGACTGTTTCCGCTCCCTCCATCCGCCCCGCCTTCATCGCCTCGACCGCTCTGAGCGCCAGCCTCCAGCGGGTCCTCGTCGACCTCATCGCCCTGGAGCTCGTGGCCAAGCAGGCCCACTGGAACATCGTCGGCCCCAACTTCCGCGACCTGCACCTGGGTCTGGATGAGGTTGTGTCCATCGCCCGTGAGGGCGCCGACGAGGTCGCCGAGCGCATGCGCGCCATCAACGCGACCCCCGACGGCCGCCCGGCCACGGTGTCGGCCTCCGCCTCCCTCCCGGCCGCCCCGGAGGGTGAGATCCTCACCTCCGAGGGCGTGGCCTACATCGTCTCGGTCATCGACGCGGTGGTCGCCACCCTGCGCGGCGTGGATGAGGACGTGGACGCCGAGGACCCCACCTCCTCCGGCATCGTTGAGGACCTCATCGGCAAGCTGGAGCAGCAGGCCTGGTTCCTCTCCGCCGAGGTGCGCACCCCCGCGCGCTGA
- a CDS encoding TetR/AcrR family transcriptional regulator produces the protein MPRTDRRQRLRMDPEERRSLILTAARQAFASQPYDKVSMTAIAAQAQASEALVHKYYASKASLYAEVLAAAATELSQRTQAADAALPAGSSNRDRVRIWLMTYLDFVAERSAGWEAYQLLAGHGPSEASAVRHHMRQETVAALANVIGGQQGAREQAAFWGYTGFVDTVCLRWVEDGCPEDQRHSLIDAALGCLEGALGDWRG, from the coding sequence ATGCCTCGCACAGATCGTCGGCAGCGCCTGCGCATGGACCCCGAGGAGCGCCGCAGCCTTATCCTGACTGCAGCCCGTCAGGCCTTCGCATCCCAGCCCTACGACAAAGTCTCCATGACTGCGATCGCCGCCCAGGCCCAGGCCTCCGAGGCGCTGGTCCACAAGTACTACGCCTCCAAGGCGAGCCTGTACGCCGAGGTCCTCGCTGCTGCCGCCACCGAGCTCTCCCAGCGCACCCAGGCCGCAGATGCCGCCCTGCCCGCCGGGTCCTCCAACCGCGACCGCGTGCGCATCTGGCTGATGACCTACCTGGACTTCGTGGCCGAGCGCTCTGCGGGGTGGGAGGCCTATCAGCTCCTGGCTGGCCACGGCCCCTCCGAGGCGAGCGCAGTGCGCCATCACATGCGCCAGGAGACTGTCGCCGCGCTGGCCAACGTGATCGGAGGCCAGCAGGGCGCTCGGGAGCAGGCCGCGTTCTGGGGCTACACAGGATTCGTCGACACAGTCTGCCTGCGCTGGGTCGAGGACGGCTGTCCGGAGGACCAGCGCCACAGCCTCATTGATGCAGCCCTGGGGTGCCTCGAGGGAGCCCTGGGCGACTGGCGGGGCTGA
- a CDS encoding alpha-amylase family protein: MFSESSGISTPAWVDHAIWWQVYPLGATGAPIRPEPGQSLAGPGAPRLDRLEPWLDYAVELGANGLALGPIFASSTHGYDTTDHTAIDPRLGDDAAFDRLAQACRDRGLALMLDGVLNHVGTDHPLFRAAQAGGVERGMFRFDEGGGYASFEGHDSLAALNHDSDEVVDLAVRVLTHWLDRGATAWRLDAAYAVPPAFWARVLPAVRRRHPDAWFLGEVIHGDYPGFVADSTVDTVTQYELWKAIWSSLNDANFFELDWCLRRHNEFLESFIPATFIGNHDVTRIASRVGPAKAALALVVLMTVGGVPTIYYGDEQAFTGLKREELGGDDEVRPALPAGPGGLSALGEWTYRLHQDLIGLRRRHPWLVRARTEVSELTNEHLRYDAVGPQGADQRIGVDMSLDPSPRAVVSAPGEEPLVVEPA, translated from the coding sequence ATGTTCAGTGAGTCATCTGGAATAAGCACTCCCGCCTGGGTCGATCATGCGATCTGGTGGCAGGTCTACCCTCTGGGCGCCACGGGTGCGCCCATTCGTCCCGAGCCGGGTCAGTCGCTCGCCGGCCCGGGCGCCCCGCGGCTCGATCGCCTGGAGCCGTGGCTCGACTACGCCGTCGAGCTGGGCGCCAACGGCCTGGCCCTGGGGCCGATATTCGCCTCATCCACTCACGGATACGACACCACCGACCACACCGCCATCGACCCCCGCCTCGGCGATGACGCCGCCTTCGACCGCCTGGCCCAGGCCTGCCGCGACCGCGGACTGGCCCTCATGCTCGACGGCGTCCTCAACCATGTGGGCACCGACCACCCCCTCTTCCGGGCCGCGCAGGCCGGGGGCGTCGAGCGCGGGATGTTCCGCTTCGACGAGGGAGGCGGCTACGCCTCCTTCGAGGGGCACGACTCCCTCGCGGCGCTCAACCATGACAGCGATGAGGTCGTGGATCTGGCCGTGCGGGTCCTCACGCACTGGCTGGACAGGGGCGCCACCGCCTGGCGACTGGACGCCGCCTACGCCGTCCCGCCCGCCTTCTGGGCCCGGGTCCTGCCGGCGGTGCGCCGGCGTCATCCCGACGCCTGGTTCCTCGGCGAGGTCATCCACGGCGATTACCCCGGCTTCGTCGCCGACTCCACGGTGGACACCGTCACCCAGTACGAGCTGTGGAAGGCGATCTGGAGCTCGCTCAACGACGCGAACTTCTTCGAGCTGGACTGGTGTCTCAGGCGCCACAACGAGTTCCTCGAGTCCTTCATCCCGGCCACCTTCATCGGCAACCATGACGTCACCCGCATCGCCAGCCGTGTGGGGCCGGCCAAGGCGGCCCTGGCCCTGGTGGTCCTCATGACCGTGGGCGGGGTCCCCACCATCTACTACGGCGACGAGCAGGCCTTCACCGGCCTCAAGCGCGAGGAGCTTGGCGGTGACGATGAGGTGCGCCCCGCGCTGCCGGCCGGGCCGGGGGGTCTGTCCGCCCTGGGGGAGTGGACCTACCGGCTCCACCAGGACCTCATCGGGCTGCGCCGCCGCCACCCCTGGCTGGTGCGCGCCCGCACTGAGGTCAGCGAGCTGACCAATGAGCACCTGCGGTACGACGCCGTCGGGCCCCAGGGCGCCGACCAGCGCATCGGTGTAGACATGAGCCTCGATCCCTCCCCGCGCGCCGTGGTGAGCGCCCCCGGCGAGGAGCCCCTCGTCGTCGAGCCGGCGTAG
- a CDS encoding beta-galactosidase: protein MTEQTTDNRLIFGAAYYDEYTPASAGPDRLERDMAMMVEAGFTTIRIAEFTWGTWNPAPGVFDFTHIDRAIDAAADHGLDVIVGTPTAAVPTWLAARHPEVMAVTASGPSSYGPRQNMSIAAPAYRRYAEEAIRALAERTAGRSNVIGFQLDNETKYYDAANPDIQRAFVDSLKERFAGDLDALNAAYGLNYWSNRINAWEEFPDVTGTINASLAAAFDSFRRGLVTEFLTWQRAIIDDYRREDQFVTQNFDYEWRGYSYGVQPAVDHFTAADAVTLAGVDIYHPSQDHLSGKEIGFGGDISRSLKGAPYLVLEAQAQGQVGWLPYPGQLRLQGYSHLASGACGLMYWHWGSLHNSFETYWKGLVSQDYSPNPTYREACALGAEMAEHAASLTGLTKENRAAIMISNEALTALEWFSLDTGFPRALSGGGTNYNDVFRWVYDALFDLNIEVDIVPADAPVERLARYDLLVVPALYSAPRSTFETLRAYATGGGNLVTTFRTGVADDNLQVFTDRQPHRLSALLGLGTDQFTIPEGVRLAPTGALARMLGTEELMGTAQVDLDARTVMELLTPVEDLEGQGDVQVLATYEHHAWSGPAIARRLLGESGSITHLATWTSPELLRAVLLTVLDERQLLDWPQYLSGTVTVRRGTNGRGRALTYVLNYSREAAEIVLPLRGHDVLGTLGEAGAVVDSATTVTIPAWGVLVLES, encoded by the coding sequence ATGACCGAGCAGACCACCGACAACCGCCTCATCTTCGGCGCCGCCTACTACGACGAGTACACCCCGGCCTCCGCGGGCCCCGACCGCCTGGAGCGGGACATGGCCATGATGGTGGAGGCCGGTTTCACCACCATCCGCATCGCCGAGTTCACCTGGGGCACGTGGAACCCGGCCCCGGGCGTCTTCGACTTCACCCACATCGACCGCGCCATCGACGCCGCGGCCGACCACGGCCTCGACGTCATCGTCGGCACCCCCACCGCCGCCGTCCCCACCTGGCTGGCCGCGCGCCACCCCGAGGTCATGGCAGTCACCGCCTCCGGCCCCAGCTCCTATGGGCCCCGTCAGAACATGAGCATCGCGGCCCCCGCCTACCGCCGCTACGCCGAGGAGGCCATCCGCGCCCTGGCCGAGCGCACGGCCGGGCGCAGCAATGTCATCGGCTTCCAGCTCGACAACGAGACCAAGTACTACGACGCCGCCAACCCCGACATCCAGCGCGCCTTCGTCGACTCCCTCAAGGAGCGCTTCGCCGGCGACCTGGACGCCCTCAACGCCGCCTACGGGCTGAACTACTGGTCCAACCGCATCAACGCCTGGGAGGAGTTCCCCGACGTCACCGGCACGATCAACGCCTCCTTGGCCGCGGCCTTCGACTCCTTCCGCCGCGGGCTGGTCACCGAGTTCCTGACCTGGCAGCGCGCCATCATCGATGACTACCGGCGAGAGGATCAGTTCGTCACCCAGAACTTCGACTACGAGTGGCGCGGGTACTCCTACGGCGTCCAGCCCGCCGTCGACCACTTCACGGCCGCCGACGCCGTCACCCTGGCCGGGGTGGATATCTACCACCCCAGCCAGGACCACCTGAGCGGCAAGGAGATCGGCTTCGGCGGGGACATCTCCCGCAGCCTCAAGGGCGCCCCCTACCTGGTGCTCGAGGCCCAGGCCCAGGGGCAGGTGGGCTGGCTTCCCTACCCGGGCCAGTTGCGCCTCCAGGGCTACTCCCACCTGGCCAGCGGCGCCTGCGGGCTCATGTACTGGCACTGGGGCTCCCTCCACAACTCCTTCGAGACCTACTGGAAGGGCCTGGTCTCCCAGGACTACAGCCCCAACCCCACCTACCGCGAGGCCTGCGCCCTGGGCGCGGAGATGGCCGAGCATGCCGCATCCCTGACCGGCCTGACCAAGGAGAACCGGGCGGCCATCATGATCTCCAACGAGGCTCTGACCGCCCTGGAGTGGTTCAGCCTTGACACCGGCTTCCCCCGGGCGCTGAGCGGCGGCGGGACCAACTACAACGACGTCTTCCGCTGGGTCTACGACGCGCTGTTCGACCTCAACATCGAGGTCGACATCGTCCCCGCCGACGCCCCCGTGGAGCGGCTCGCCCGCTACGACCTGCTCGTGGTTCCGGCGCTCTACAGCGCGCCTCGCTCCACCTTCGAGACCCTGCGCGCCTACGCCACCGGCGGCGGGAACCTGGTGACGACCTTCCGCACCGGCGTCGCCGACGACAATCTCCAGGTCTTCACCGATCGCCAGCCCCACCGCCTGTCCGCGCTGCTGGGCCTGGGAACCGACCAGTTCACCATCCCCGAGGGCGTGCGCCTGGCCCCCACCGGAGCGCTGGCCCGGATGCTCGGCACTGAGGAGCTCATGGGCACGGCCCAGGTGGATCTGGACGCCCGCACCGTCATGGAGCTGCTCACCCCGGTGGAGGATCTCGAGGGGCAGGGCGACGTCCAGGTCCTTGCCACCTACGAGCACCACGCATGGTCCGGACCCGCGATCGCCCGTCGCCTCCTTGGTGAGTCCGGCTCCATCACCCACCTGGCCACCTGGACGAGCCCCGAGCTGCTTCGGGCGGTGCTGCTCACGGTCCTCGACGAGCGCCAGCTGCTCGACTGGCCCCAGTACCTGTCCGGCACGGTCACCGTGCGGCGCGGCACCAACGGCCGCGGTCGGGCGCTGACCTATGTCCTCAACTACTCGCGCGAAGCCGCTGAGATCGTCCTGCCCCTTCGCGGCCACGACGTCCTGGGCACCCTGGGCGAGGCGGGCGCCGTCGTCGACTCGGCGACCACCGTCACCATCCCCGCCTGGGGCGTGCTCGTCCTGGAGTCCTGA
- a CDS encoding TetR/AcrR family transcriptional regulator gives MSTPRGKRVRLSADERREQIVETATELVGRYGFNGLSLQAVADAVGITQAGLLHYIGNKDGLVTLLLSERYDRQGTPQDFLDSGDPAATNPEGMSLPAYFRYLVAFNEARPALMQLYLALGVEATDPDHPAYDYFIDRPDKVWEHYSRYTWRLPPEVIEAGGWASMRPLVEMAIEAMDGAQIRFLREPPVSLSAEWARWEPILFPSPAWDGYR, from the coding sequence ATGTCCACTCCCCGAGGAAAGCGCGTGAGGCTGTCGGCCGATGAGCGGCGCGAGCAGATCGTCGAGACCGCCACCGAGCTCGTTGGCCGCTACGGCTTCAACGGGCTGTCGCTGCAGGCAGTGGCCGACGCCGTCGGCATCACCCAGGCAGGACTGCTGCACTACATCGGCAACAAGGACGGACTGGTCACCCTGCTCCTGTCCGAGCGCTACGACCGCCAGGGCACACCGCAGGACTTCCTCGACTCCGGAGACCCGGCCGCCACCAACCCCGAGGGCATGAGCCTGCCCGCCTACTTCCGCTACCTCGTGGCCTTCAATGAGGCCCGCCCCGCCCTCATGCAGCTCTACCTGGCGCTCGGCGTCGAGGCCACCGATCCCGACCACCCCGCCTATGACTACTTCATCGATCGGCCCGACAAGGTCTGGGAGCACTACTCGCGCTACACCTGGCGCCTTCCGCCCGAGGTCATCGAGGCCGGCGGCTGGGCCTCCATGCGCCCCCTGGTCGAGATGGCCATCGAGGCGATGGACGGCGCGCAGATCCGCTTCCTGCGCGAGCCCCCGGTCAGCCTGAGCGCGGAGTGGGCCCGCTGGGAGCCCATCCTCTTCCCCTCACCGGCATGGGACGGCTACCGCTAA
- a CDS encoding MFS transporter, whose protein sequence is MAQTPAETTPTEPDPATSEPSPLSPETGKPLSRLVMVRFGIGFFLISLLWAIGLNIIASVLLPQRLKDLGVDNPDSLLGTISAITAVVSLVSNLIFGAFSDRTRSRFGRRTPWVACGGVLGGITLFGVGVLSNTTLLVIDYCLCMVGLNMMLAPAIAVLSDRVPEKIRGTMSTFWGVGVSIGFPLGGIIGAQFIATGQASLSGFAIGGILMGVSGIVAVALWPREAPSTQADAQAQSVDDLLRSFIPPTKGAGDFYKAFIGRFTMLVSYQMINAYQLYIIQDYLSLSTAQVAGTLATTNLIILITSVTGGFLGGPISDLLRRRKVPVVLSSLCFALGVAMPWLIPSQVGMYLFAAIAGFGYAVYNSVDQALNVDVLPDPDKAGKDLGILNMSTTLGQMSGPLITANVVTLTGSYALVFPISITCAVVGCFSILAIKRVR, encoded by the coding sequence ATGGCACAGACGCCGGCTGAGACCACTCCCACCGAACCCGACCCCGCCACCTCCGAGCCCTCCCCCCTCTCCCCCGAGACCGGCAAGCCCCTGAGCCGCCTAGTCATGGTCCGCTTCGGCATCGGCTTCTTCCTCATCTCGCTGCTGTGGGCCATCGGGCTGAACATCATCGCCTCCGTGCTCCTGCCCCAGCGGCTCAAGGACCTCGGCGTCGACAACCCCGACTCCCTGCTGGGAACGATCAGCGCCATCACCGCCGTCGTCTCCCTGGTCTCCAACCTCATCTTCGGCGCCTTCTCCGACCGGACCCGCTCGCGCTTCGGGCGCCGCACGCCCTGGGTGGCGTGCGGAGGCGTTCTGGGCGGGATCACGCTCTTCGGCGTGGGCGTCCTGTCCAACACCACCCTGCTGGTCATCGACTACTGCCTGTGCATGGTCGGCCTCAACATGATGCTGGCCCCGGCCATCGCCGTGCTCTCGGACCGCGTGCCCGAGAAGATCCGCGGCACGATGTCGACCTTCTGGGGAGTCGGCGTCTCGATCGGCTTCCCGCTGGGAGGGATCATCGGCGCCCAGTTCATCGCCACCGGGCAGGCCTCGCTGTCGGGCTTCGCCATCGGGGGCATCCTCATGGGGGTCTCGGGCATCGTCGCCGTGGCGCTGTGGCCGCGCGAGGCCCCCTCGACTCAAGCCGACGCCCAGGCACAGTCCGTGGATGATCTCCTGCGCTCCTTCATCCCGCCGACCAAGGGCGCCGGCGACTTCTACAAGGCCTTCATCGGCCGCTTCACCATGCTCGTGTCCTACCAGATGATCAACGCCTACCAGCTCTACATCATCCAGGACTACCTCAGCCTGTCCACGGCCCAAGTGGCGGGAACCCTGGCCACCACCAACCTCATCATTCTCATCACCAGCGTCACCGGCGGCTTCCTCGGCGGGCCCATCTCCGACCTCCTTCGCCGCCGGAAGGTGCCGGTTGTCCTGTCCTCCCTGTGCTTCGCCCTGGGTGTGGCGATGCCCTGGCTCATCCCCTCGCAGGTGGGCATGTACCTCTTCGCCGCGATCGCAGGCTTCGGCTACGCCGTCTACAACTCCGTGGACCAGGCTCTCAACGTCGATGTTCTGCCCGACCCGGACAAGGCGGGCAAGGACCTGGGGATCCTCAACATGTCCACCACGCTGGGGCAGATGTCCGGTCCGCTCATCACCGCCAATGTGGTCACCCTGACCGGGAGCTACGCGCTGGTCTTCCCCATCTCCATCACCTGCGCCGTCGTCGGCTGCTTCTCGATCTTGGCGATCAAGCGGGTGCGCTGA
- a CDS encoding RCC1 domain-containing protein, whose product MPPRALLHAIAAGRRHCVGRRSDGTVVAAGHDGAGECRVAPWREVIAVAAGNVHAFSNTGRSHTVGLQADGTVLATGWNAHGQCETGAWRDVVAVAAGAAHTLGLRADGTVLATGSNRDGQVEVSGWAGLREEHR is encoded by the coding sequence ATGCCTCCGCGGGCTCTGCTTCACGCCATCGCCGCCGGCCGCCGCCATTGCGTGGGACGGCGCAGTGACGGCACGGTGGTGGCAGCGGGTCACGACGGTGCCGGCGAGTGCCGGGTCGCCCCATGGCGCGAGGTGATCGCCGTCGCCGCCGGCAATGTCCACGCCTTCAGCAACACGGGCCGGTCGCACACCGTGGGCCTGCAGGCCGACGGGACCGTCCTGGCCACGGGGTGGAACGCCCACGGCCAGTGCGAGACCGGGGCGTGGCGCGACGTCGTCGCCGTCGCGGCGGGAGCGGCCCACACGTTGGGCCTGCGGGCCGACGGCACCGTCCTGGCCACGGGAAGCAATCGCGATGGCCAGGTCGAGGTCTCGGGCTGGGCGGGCCTGCGCGAAGAGCATCGGTAG